The following coding sequences are from one Mytilus trossulus isolate FHL-02 chromosome 8, PNRI_Mtr1.1.1.hap1, whole genome shotgun sequence window:
- the LOC134681103 gene encoding uncharacterized protein LOC134681103 has protein sequence MYISNTQKYYDKISPCQTRKGKALIGPVEGRIFKKFSKRTSDQIKSSKKDKKSFDSDDRSPFKARKGSRDKKSFDSDDRSPLKARKSLNSKDSSPYKARNDLNNPIDVCPNLERTSETTGEYERIGKNTKKDAITGLINHSSTKDKKSEIGRKRSGNKKIYTAESKKCTVRLTDIGTIKNLKTYVNKTEKKRKRRKICVKNL, from the exons ATGTATATTAGTAACACTCAGAAGTATTATGATAAGATTTCTCCATGCCAAACAAGAAAAGGCAAAGCTTTAATAGGTCCAGTTGAAG gaagaatatttaaaaagttttcaaaaaggaCATCAGACCAGATTAAATCAA gtaaaaaagataagaaatcCTTTGATAGTGATGACAGATCTCCATTTAAAGCAAGAAAAGGTag TAGAGATAAGAAATCCTTTGATAGTGATGACAGATCTCCATTAAAAGCTAGGAAATCCTTAAATAGCAAAGACAGTTCTCCATATAAAGCAAGAAATG ATTTAAATAATCCAATAGATGTTTGCCCAAATTTAGAAAGGACCAGTGAAACTACTGGAGAATATGAAAGGATTggtaaaaatactaaaaagg atgCAATTACAGGACTTATTAATCATTCATcgacaaaagataaaaaatccGAAATAG GCAGAAAAAGATCaggaaataagaaaatatatacagCAGAATCCAAGAAGTGTACAGTAAGACTGACTGATATTGGTACtattaaaaacttgaaaacatatgtaaacaagacagagaaaaaaagaaaaagaaggaaGATATGTGTAAAGaacttgtaa